The Candidatus Polarisedimenticolia bacterium sequence AGGCCGAGTTCGAGAGCATGTGGACTTCATCGATGATGAAGATGCGGTTGCGATCGCGCGAGGGCGCGTAGCGCGCCGTGTCGCGCAGCTCGCGCACGTCGTCCACGCTGTTGTTGGAGGCGCCGTCGATCTCCAGGACGTCGAGGGAGCGGGATTGCCCGATCTCGATGCAGGAGGAGCACTCGTTGCAGGGGGTCGGTGTTGGGCCCTTGACGCAGTTAAGGGCTTTCGCCAGCAGCCGCGCCACGGTGGTTTTGCCGACGCCGCGCACCCCGGAAAAGAGGTAGGCGTGCCCGATGCGATCGTTGAGCAGGGAATTCTTCAGGGTCTGGACGACGGCGCGCTGTCCCACCACCTCGTCGAAGGTCTGGGGGCGGTACTTCAGCGCGAGAACCTGATATGCCATGAAGGGTGACCGTTCGAGGAGGGCCTGGCCGGCCCGAGAGCCGGTCCAAGGTGACCCGCGGCACCTGCGAGCTACTCCTTACCGTTGCTCCCTTCCGGGCCTGGCGGGGTTCGGGGGTTCGCAATGCGCGGGGCTCGGACCAGCTCTCGCGCCGGCCTCCAGCCCGCGCTGATTTGTCCGAAAAGCGAGCGAATCTTATCCCAGCGATCCCCCCGCGTCAACGAAGCGAAAAAGACGTCGAAACCCGCTCCAGTACTTACGAATTCGTCTTTCAGCCACGCTTTTCGAAATTCCAGTTTCACAAGCGGCGCTGTTCCCGCCCCGCAACTTCCGCGCTTCCCAGGAGATCGGGGGTAATTCAAGGACTTGACGTATTGGTCAATTTTTTGCAATGGCAAATAGGCCGGTCAAGACCCTACAGGAAAACCACGAGGCGATTCCTGGCGGGCCTGAAAAAGGGCAACGGGACTCCCCCCTCGAGTGAGGCGAGCGGGAGGGAGCCCGAAGAAGAGCGCGGAGGAGGCAGAGGAACGTGGGCATGGTGGGCGGAGCGAGCAAGGGGCGGTTCGTGGGCACTCGGGGAGGTGGATCATGGTAATGGCGTTGATCCTTCTTTCCTGGCTGTGGGACAGAGTGGTGGCGAACTGCGACGGCGGGCAGGAAACAATTGCGTATTATCAGTTTCAGGCAACAATGAGGGTGATGGAAATGGGGACTTGCTCCTCCGGGCAGGGCAACCAGACTTACGCTTGCAAGGTGGTTGCAGCCAAGCCGCCCGTGGTTTTCGGACCCAGGGTGTCGGACCCCGGCGCCGGGAACACGGTGACGACGGTCTTCGATCCCATCTCATCCCCGACCACATTGCCGATGCCCCCCGTGGGAGGACTGTCGGCTTGGCCCTGGCCGTCTACCGAGAATCCAAGCCCGATCGTGGCCGTTGATTTCGGCGGCAACTCGAGCGACCAGAGTCCCTGCCGTTAGGACGAGGCCGGATTTGACGACGCGAAGGAGCGTAGGATAAAAAGCCTCCACCAGCGTGGAGGATCGGTTGTCCGTTCCTGTTCATAATTTGTTGAAGGCCGCGGGTCCCCGCGGCCTTTCTTTTTGCGTCCTTTCGCGCTCGTATTCTTCGCCCCACGCCGGGATAGGGCCCGTCCCGTGATAATTCTGGGGATTTCTGCCCTGGACAAGGAGAGCACCGTCGCCATCCTGCGGGACGGCCGGTGCACTTTTGCGCTGTCCGAGGAGCGCCTTACCCGGGAAAAGCAGCAGGGAGGGTTCCCGGCGCGCAGCCTGGAGAAGGCCCTGCAGTTCGAAGGCCTCACCCCGGCCCAAATCGACGCCGTCGCCTATCCCTTCTTCGAAGGGGGGCGAGAGTCCCGATTGATCCTGGGTTGCCTGGCGAACAGCGCCACGCGGCTCCCTTCCGAGGTCTTCTCTCGTCCGGGCCAGGCCCTTCGAAGCTTCTATTACCAGGGGCGCTGGTCGGGGAAGGCGATCCTGGATCACCGGCGCTACCACCGGGAGCTCGTTGCCGGCCTGGCCCCTCTCGGCCTCCTCGCGAATCTGCGCCGCGTCGAGCACCACGAGGCGCACGCCGCCTCGGCTTATTTCACTTCCGGCTTCGACCGGGCGCTGATGCTGACGGTGGACGCCTACGGCAGCGGCCTGACCACCACCGTGACCCTGGGGGAATCAGGCCGGCTGCGGCGGCTCCACTCGGTCCGCTTCCCGCATTCAATGGGGATGTTCTATGCCCAGATCACCAAGGCGCTCGGCTTCGTCCCCGACCGCCACGAAGGAAAGATCCTGGGGCTGGCCGCCTACGGCAAGCCGGGCGACCTGGGACGCGAGGTCCTCGGCCGATTCTCGCCCCGCGACGGCTTCGTCTCGAGCTGCCTGTTCGACCGCCGGTTCCCCGCGCAGGTGGCGCGGAGCTATCCACGAGAGCAGGCGGCTGCGGCCTGGCAGGAGACGCTCGAGAAGGTGGTGGTCGATTACCTCAAACCCTTCCTGCGGGAGCACCGGGCCGACTGCGTGGCGCTGGCGGGCGGGGTCGTCGCCAACGTCAAGCTCAACCAGCGGATTGCCGAGATGGAGGGGGTGTCGCGCGTCTTCGTCTACCCGGCTATGAACGATTCGGGGACCGGCGCTGGGGCGGCGATGGTCCTGCAGGCGGAAGCGGGAGGGATGCAGTCCCGGCGCCTGAGCGACGTCTTCCTGGGTCCGGGCTTCTCCGCGGCGGAGGTGGACCAGGCGCTGGCGGGGCGAGGACTGAAGACGAGGAAGATGGCCGATCCGGGGGAGGAGATCGGCGAGCTGCTGGCCGGCGGCAAGACAGTGGCCCGCTGTGCCGGAAGAATGGAGTACGGGCCGCGGGCGCTCGGGAACCGTTCGATCCTGTTCCAGGCAAGCGACCCGCGCGCCAATGTCTGGCTCAATGAAAAGCTCAAGAGGACGGAGTTCATGCCCTTCGCTCCCGCGACGCTCGCGGAAGAGGCGCACCGCTGCTATCTCAACCTGGAGGTGGCTGCCGACGCGGCCCGCTTCATGACGATTACGTACGATTGCACCGATTACATGAAGCAGGCCTCACCGGCGGCGGTGCACGTCGACGGCACCGCCCGCCCCCAGCTGGTCGACAAGGAGACCAATCCCACCTTCCATGCCATCCTGACCGCCTACCTGCGCCGC is a genomic window containing:
- a CDS encoding carbamoyltransferase C-terminal domain-containing protein; its protein translation is MIILGISALDKESTVAILRDGRCTFALSEERLTREKQQGGFPARSLEKALQFEGLTPAQIDAVAYPFFEGGRESRLILGCLANSATRLPSEVFSRPGQALRSFYYQGRWSGKAILDHRRYHRELVAGLAPLGLLANLRRVEHHEAHAASAYFTSGFDRALMLTVDAYGSGLTTTVTLGESGRLRRLHSVRFPHSMGMFYAQITKALGFVPDRHEGKILGLAAYGKPGDLGREVLGRFSPRDGFVSSCLFDRRFPAQVARSYPREQAAAAWQETLEKVVVDYLKPFLREHRADCVALAGGVVANVKLNQRIAEMEGVSRVFVYPAMNDSGTGAGAAMVLQAEAGGMQSRRLSDVFLGPGFSAAEVDQALAGRGLKTRKMADPGEEIGELLAGGKTVARCAGRMEYGPRALGNRSILFQASDPRANVWLNEKLKRTEFMPFAPATLAEEAHRCYLNLEVAADAARFMTITYDCTDYMKQASPAAVHVDGTARPQLVDKETNPTFHAILTAYLRRTGIPSVLNTSFNIHEEPIVCSPSDAVQTFLAGDLDALALEDLLVTRS